GGCGGACCAGGACCTCCAGCTCGCGCTTGCCCTCCTCGACCGTGCGCTTGGCCTCGCGGATCGCCTCGGCCTTGAGCTCCTCGGCCTCCCGGACCAGCGTGGCCTTCTTCTGCTCGGCCTCCTTGAGCAGCCCCTCGGCCTTCTTCACCGCGGCGATACGGACCTTGCCCGCCTCGGAGTTGGCCTCCGAGACGATCTCCTTGGCCTGCGCCTGCGCCTTCGCGAGCTGCTCCTCGGCGGCCTTGACGAGCGCGTCACAGCGGTCACCCGCCGACCTCATCGCCTCCGCCGACTCCCGGCGGGCCCGCTCGTGCAGCTCCTCGATCTCCGCCGTGATGCGGTCGCGCAGCTCCTCGGCACGCTCCCTGATCTGCGTGGCGTCCCGGCGCGCGCCGACCAGCAGCTCGTCCGCGTCCGTACGGGCCTTCTCCACCCGCGAGTTGCCCTCGACCGTCGCCTCGGAAACGAGCCGGTCGGCCTCCTTGCGGGCCGCGCCCACCATCGTGTCGGCCTGCGACTCGGCCTCCGCGGTGGTCTTGTGCGCCTGCTGCTGCGCCTCGGTGAGCAGCTTGTCGGCCTCGGCCGTGGTCTCGGTGATGAGCTTGTCGACCTGCTCGGCCGCCTCGGAGCGCCGCTTGTTGGCGTCCTTGCGGGCCTCGTCCAGCGTGCGGTCGGCCTCCTCGCGCGCGGAGTTGACGAGCCGCTCCGCCTCCGCCTCCGCGTCCGCCTTGACGCGATCGGCCTCGCTGCGGACCCGCTCGGCATGCTGCTGCGCCGAGCCGACCGTCTCCGCGGCCTCGGCCCGCAGCCGCTCCGCCTCGGCAGTGGCCTCCCCGACCAGCCGCTCCGCCTCGGCGGTGGCCTCCCCGACCAGCCGGTCGGCCTTGGCGACCGACTCGGCCCGCACCCGCTCGGCCTCCGTCGCCGTCTCGGAACGCAGGCGCTCGGCCTCGGAGATGGCTTCCGTACGGACCCGCTCGGCCTCGGCGACCGTCTCCATCCGCAGCCGGTCGGTCTCCTGGACCGTCTCGGTCGTGAGCCGCTCCGCCTCGTTGCGCGCCTCGGTGATGAGGGTGTCCGCCTGCGTCGCCGCGTCCGAGCGGATGCGGTTGGCGTCCTCGCGGGCGTCCGCCCGGGTGCGCGAAGCGCTCTGCTCGGCCTCCGCGATGGCGTCCGACGCCTCCGTGCGCACCCGCTGGGCGTGCTCGGCGACGTCCGCGCGGATCCGTTCCGCCTCCGCGATCGCCTCGGACATCGTCCGCTCGGCGAGCGCCTTGGCGGCCTCGGACTCCTCGTGGGCCTCGCGCCGCAGCCGACCGGCGTCCTCGCTCGCCCGCTCCCGCTCGGCGTAGGCGTCGGAGCGGACCCGGTCCGCCTCCTCCTGGGCTTCCCGCCGCGTACGGTCCGCCGCGTGCTCGGCGGCGGAGCGCAGCCCGGCGATCTCGTCCTGCGCCTGCTCGTGCAGCCCCGCGACGGAGTCCCGGACCTGCTGCGCGTGCTGCTCGGCCGCCGACACCATCTCCGTGGCACGCCGGTCGGCCTCCTCGACCAGCCGTACGGCCTCGGTCTGCGCCTCCTCCACGCGCTTGCGCGCGGAAGCCAGCAGCTCCTCGCTCTGCTCGCGGGCCCGCTCGCGCTCCTGGTCGGCCTCCTGCCGGGCACTGCCGAGGAGTTCCTCGGCCTCCCGGCGGCGCCGGTTGGCCTCCTCCTGGGCGGCGGCCAGCGTCTCGGACGCCTCCACGGCCAGCCGCTCGGCGGCGGCCTGCGCCTCCGCGCGCACCCGGTCGGCGCTCTCCTGCGCCTCCGACTTCAGCCGCTCGGCCTCGCTCGCGGCCTCCGACCGCAGCCGTACGGCGACGGCCTCGCCCTCGGCACGCGCGGCCGACGCGTCGGACGCGGCCTCGTCGCGCAGCCGCTCGGCCTCCGCCTCGGCCTGCTGCTGGAGCGTACGGATCCGCTCCGCGGCCTCGGCACGCAGCCGCTCGTTCTCCTCGGCGGCCTCGCGGCGGATCCGCGCGGCCTCCTCCCGGGCGTCGGACAGCGCCTGCTCGGCGGCCGTCAGCCGCTCCTCCGCCTCCGTCTGGAGCCGCGTCAGCTCCTGGGCGGCCTCCGCGCGGCGGGCCTCCACGGCCCGCTCGGTCTCCTCGTGCAGCTCCCGCGCCGCACGCTCGGCGTCCGCCTTGAGGGCCTCGGCCTGCTCGACGACCTCCTCGCGGTGCCGCTCGGCCTCCTGCCGGGTGCGCTGGAGGGTCTCCTCGGCCTGCCGGCGCAGGGTCGTCGCCCGCTCGATGGCCTCCGTGCGGACCTTCTCGCTGTCCGTCTGGGCCGTCGTCCGCAGCTCGTCCGCGTCCGCCTTCGCCTTGGCGAGCAGCTCCTCGGCGGACCTCGCCGCCTCCTCGATCTGCGCCACGGCCTCCTTGCGGGCCTCGGCGCGGATCTTCTCGCCCTCGTCGACCGCGTCGGCCCGGAGCTGCTCGGCCTCGCCGCGCAGGCGGCGGGCCTCCTCCTGGAGCTCGACCGTCTTGGCGCGGTACTCCTTGGTGTCGTCCTTCGCCGCGCCCTTGAGCTCCTCGGCGATGTCATGCGCCTCGGCCCGCAGCCGGTCCGCCTCGGCCTCGGCCTCCTTGCGGATCCGCTCGGCCTCCTCGGCCGCGGCCTTGGTGGTCTTCTTGGCGTCCTCCGACGCCTTGTTGAGGACCTCCTCGGCGGTCCGGGCCGCCTTGGACAGCTGGGTAGCGGTCTCCTCGGCGGTGAGCGTGCGGGCCTTCTCCGCGGCCTCCGCGACGATCTTCTCCGCCTCGGCGCGGGCGTCCGCGACAACCTGCTCGGCCTCGGACTTGGTGTTCTCGGCCTCCTTCGTGGCCTCCT
The genomic region above belongs to Streptomyces coeruleorubidus and contains:
- the scy gene encoding polarized growth protein Scy, giving the protein MRGYESQEREPAADVDHLSRFEAEMKRLKTEREKAIQHAEDLGYQVEVLRAKLHEARRTIMSRPSFDGGDLGWQAEQLLRNAQMQADQIRADAERELSEARSQTQRILQEHAEQAARLQAELHQEAVTRRQQLDQELAERRQTVESHVNENVAWAEQLRARTEQQARRLLDESRAEAEQALASARAEAERLTTEARQRLTSAAEEARTEAEQILRRARTDAERLLNAASTQAQEATDHAEQLRTSTATESESARRQAQELSKAAEQRMTEAEEALRKARAESEKLVAEAKEAAAKALASAESANETRTRTAKEQVARLVEEATKEAENTKSEAEQVVADARAEAEKIVAEAAEKARTLTAEETATQLSKAARTAEEVLNKASEDAKKTTKAAAEEAERIRKEAEAEADRLRAEAHDIAEELKGAAKDDTKEYRAKTVELQEEARRLRGEAEQLRADAVDEGEKIRAEARKEAVAQIEEAARSAEELLAKAKADADELRTTAQTDSEKVRTEAIERATTLRRQAEETLQRTRQEAERHREEVVEQAEALKADAERAARELHEETERAVEARRAEAAQELTRLQTEAEERLTAAEQALSDAREEAARIRREAAEENERLRAEAAERIRTLQQQAEAEAERLRDEAASDASAARAEGEAVAVRLRSEAASEAERLKSEAQESADRVRAEAQAAAERLAVEASETLAAAQEEANRRRREAEELLGSARQEADQERERAREQSEELLASARKRVEEAQTEAVRLVEEADRRATEMVSAAEQHAQQVRDSVAGLHEQAQDEIAGLRSAAEHAADRTRREAQEEADRVRSDAYAERERASEDAGRLRREAHEESEAAKALAERTMSEAIAEAERIRADVAEHAQRVRTEASDAIAEAEQSASRTRADAREDANRIRSDAATQADTLITEARNEAERLTTETVQETDRLRMETVAEAERVRTEAISEAERLRSETATEAERVRAESVAKADRLVGEATAEAERLVGEATAEAERLRAEAAETVGSAQQHAERVRSEADRVKADAEAEAERLVNSAREEADRTLDEARKDANKRRSEAAEQVDKLITETTAEADKLLTEAQQQAHKTTAEAESQADTMVGAARKEADRLVSEATVEGNSRVEKARTDADELLVGARRDATQIRERAEELRDRITAEIEELHERARRESAEAMRSAGDRCDALVKAAEEQLAKAQAQAKEIVSEANSEAGKVRIAAVKKAEGLLKEAEQKKATLVREAEELKAEAIREAKRTVEEGKRELEVLVRRREDINAEISRVQDVLEALESFEAPSPAKDNGVKAGATVGAPRSGGKSSES